A genomic segment from Clostridium pasteurianum BC1 encodes:
- a CDS encoding acyltransferase, whose protein sequence is MLEKMDKMNISKLDILLIIINTSIKIIRGLIIKPFLKKSKGLLFVGKGARISHKHNIIAGKNVKFEQNSEVQGLSKKGLIFGDNVTIGNSTMIRPSSYYGVEIGEGLKMGNNSSIGPLGYIGCAGYIDIGQNVMIGPKVSIFAENHSFNDVNTTIKSQGVVRKGVKIEDDCWIGSSVIILDGVVVGKGSVIGAGTIVSKDVPAYSIVIDKREKLLRARMEK, encoded by the coding sequence ATGTTAGAAAAAATGGACAAGATGAACATTAGTAAATTAGATATATTATTAATAATAATTAATACTTCCATAAAAATAATAAGAGGATTAATAATTAAGCCTTTTCTTAAAAAATCAAAGGGGTTGTTGTTTGTAGGAAAAGGAGCAAGGATAAGCCATAAACATAATATTATTGCTGGGAAAAATGTTAAATTCGAACAAAATTCTGAGGTGCAAGGTTTAAGCAAGAAGGGGTTGATCTTCGGAGATAATGTAACAATTGGAAATTCAACAATGATAAGACCATCTAGTTATTATGGTGTGGAGATAGGAGAGGGGCTTAAGATGGGTAATAATTCATCTATAGGTCCGCTTGGTTATATTGGATGCGCTGGTTATATTGATATAGGACAAAATGTAATGATCGGGCCTAAAGTTAGTATATTTGCAGAAAATCATAGTTTTAATGATGTAAATACCACAATAAAATCTCAAGGTGTAGTTAGAAAAGGTGTAAAAATTGAAGATGATTGTTGGATTGGAAGTAGTGTTATAATATTAGATGGTGTTGTGGTTGGAAAAGGTAGTGTAATAGGAGCAGGGACTATTGTTTCTAAAGATGTACCAGCATATAGTATAGTTATTGATAAAAGAGAAAAATTATTAAGAGCTAGAATGGAGAAATAA
- the cps2T gene encoding beta 1-4 rhamnosyltransferase Cps2T produces the protein MINVFIIGSKGIPAKYGGFETFVDKLVTYRKEDNIKYHVACLADDEGEFEYNGARCFNVKVKNIGSAKAVLYDIEALKACEQYIKKNNLKNCIIYILACRIGPFLAMYKKGLKKQGIKVYVNPDGHEWKRSKWNKYIKAYWKYSERLMVKNSDLLVCDSKGIETYIQEEYKKYNPKTTFIAYGADVKKSTLDDDNDKLVEWYNKFNIIKDEYYLILGRFVPENNYETMISEFIKSNSTKDLVIITNVEKNKFYEELLQRTNFTNDKRIKFVGTVYDEELVKKIRENAYAYIHGHEVGGTNPSLLEALASTKINLLLDVNFNKEVGKDGAMYFNKKDMSLANLIDNVDKLDDKIINQLSENAKRRIVDEYSWDMIVSRYEQLLINNLPKILERINEVAVDMNNY, from the coding sequence TTGATAAATGTTTTTATAATTGGATCAAAGGGTATTCCAGCTAAATATGGTGGTTTTGAAACATTTGTAGATAAGTTAGTTACTTATAGAAAAGAAGATAATATTAAGTATCATGTTGCATGCTTAGCTGATGATGAAGGCGAATTTGAATACAATGGTGCCAGATGTTTTAATGTTAAAGTAAAAAATATAGGAAGTGCAAAAGCTGTTCTCTATGATATTGAAGCTTTGAAGGCGTGTGAACAATACATAAAGAAAAACAACTTAAAGAATTGTATCATTTATATATTAGCCTGTAGAATTGGACCATTTTTGGCTATGTATAAAAAAGGATTAAAAAAACAAGGAATTAAAGTTTATGTAAATCCAGACGGACATGAGTGGAAAAGAAGCAAGTGGAATAAGTATATTAAAGCTTATTGGAAATATTCAGAACGTTTAATGGTAAAGAATTCTGATTTACTTGTATGCGATTCTAAAGGAATAGAAACCTATATTCAAGAGGAATATAAAAAATATAATCCTAAAACAACATTTATTGCTTATGGAGCAGATGTAAAAAAATCTACTTTAGATGATGATAATGATAAATTAGTTGAATGGTATAATAAGTTTAACATAATTAAGGATGAATACTATTTAATTCTTGGGAGATTTGTTCCGGAGAATAACTATGAAACTATGATTAGTGAATTTATAAAATCAAATTCAACAAAGGATTTAGTTATAATAACTAATGTAGAAAAAAATAAATTCTATGAAGAATTACTTCAGAGAACAAATTTTACTAATGATAAGAGAATTAAATTTGTTGGTACTGTTTATGATGAAGAGTTAGTAAAGAAAATAAGAGAAAATGCTTATGCATATATCCATGGACACGAGGTCGGTGGAACAAATCCATCGTTATTGGAAGCATTGGCAAGTACAAAAATTAATCTGTTGCTAGATGTTAATTTCAATAAAGAGGTTGGTAAAGATGGAGCAATGTATTTTAATAAGAAAGACATGTCTTTAGCTAATTTAATTGATAATGTAGATAAATTAGATGATAAAATAATAAACCAATTATCAGAAAATGCAAAAAGAAGAATTGTTGATGAATATTCTTGGGATATGATAGTAAGTCGATATGAACAATTATTAATAAATAATCTACCGAAAATACTTGAAAGAATAAATGAAGTGGCAGTCGATATGAACAATTATTAA